A genomic window from Thermococcus nautili includes:
- the alaS gene encoding alanine--tRNA ligase yields MSMDMTTRMFKEEGWIRKRCPKCGKFFWTLDPDRETCGDPPCDEYQFIGKPGIPKKYTLDEMREKFLSFFEKHGHGRVKRYPVLPRWRDDVLLVGASIMDFQPWVISGEADPPANPLTISQPSIRFTDIDNVGITGRHFTIFEMMAHHAFNYPGKPIYWMDETVELAFEFFTKELKMKPEDITFKENPWAGGGNAGPAFEVLYRGLEVATLVFMQYKKAPENADPSQVVEIKGDYYVPMETRVVDTGYGLERLVWMSHGTPTAYDAVLGYVIEPLKKMAGVEKIDERILMENSRLAGMFDIEDMGDLRYLREQVAKRVGITVEELEKAVRPYELIYAIADHTKALTFMLADGVIPSNVKAGYLARLLIRKSIRHLRELGLEIPLAEIVAMHIKELSPTFPEFKEMEDVILDIINVEEKRYHETLRRGSDLVKREIAKLKKKGINELPLEKLILFYESHGLTPEIVAEVAQKEGIKVEIPDNFYTLVAKQAEKTEKKTAAEYVVDFELVKDLPETRTLYYEDPFMKEFDAEVVKVIDDWVVLNQTAFYPEGGGQPYDTGTLEVNGEEVKVTNVQKVGKVILHRVEKPELFKPGVKVHGKLDWDRRIQHMRHHTGTHVLMGALVRVLGKHVWQAGSQLHKDWARLDISHYKRITEEELREIERLANRVVMENRKVTWEWLPRTEAEMKYGFRLYQGGVVPGRVIRVLKIEDWDVQACGGTHLPNTGLIGPIKILRTERIQDGVERIIFAAGEAAIDWMQETEKLLKKTAEIFRVPPEKVPETAERFFNEWKEARKEVEKLRKELAKLLVYELENKVEKVGEVEFIGAVVEGTMDDLREAANRLRKEKRVVVLISREGHFVVAVGDGLDLKAGELAKIITSVAGGGGGGRKELAQGRIKNPLKAEEAIEEVKKRLSGS; encoded by the coding sequence ATGAGCATGGACATGACCACGAGAATGTTTAAAGAGGAAGGCTGGATAAGGAAGCGGTGCCCCAAGTGTGGGAAGTTCTTCTGGACGCTCGACCCGGACAGGGAAACCTGCGGCGACCCGCCCTGTGACGAGTACCAGTTCATAGGAAAGCCCGGCATACCGAAGAAGTACACCCTCGACGAGATGCGTGAGAAGTTCCTGAGCTTCTTCGAGAAGCACGGCCACGGAAGGGTCAAGCGCTACCCTGTTCTTCCGCGCTGGAGGGATGATGTCCTCCTCGTCGGCGCTTCAATCATGGACTTCCAGCCCTGGGTCATCAGCGGTGAGGCCGACCCGCCGGCGAACCCGCTCACGATAAGCCAGCCATCGATTCGCTTTACCGACATAGACAACGTCGGAATAACTGGCAGGCACTTCACGATTTTCGAGATGATGGCCCACCACGCCTTCAACTACCCGGGCAAGCCGATTTACTGGATGGACGAGACGGTTGAGCTCGCCTTCGAGTTCTTCACCAAGGAGCTGAAGATGAAGCCCGAGGACATAACCTTCAAGGAAAACCCCTGGGCAGGCGGAGGAAACGCCGGACCGGCCTTTGAGGTGCTCTACCGCGGTCTGGAAGTGGCAACGCTCGTCTTCATGCAGTACAAGAAGGCCCCGGAGAACGCCGACCCAAGTCAGGTGGTCGAGATAAAGGGCGACTATTACGTCCCGATGGAGACCCGCGTTGTTGACACCGGCTACGGCCTTGAGAGGCTCGTCTGGATGAGCCACGGCACTCCAACGGCCTACGACGCCGTTCTTGGCTACGTCATCGAACCGCTCAAGAAGATGGCCGGCGTTGAAAAGATAGACGAGCGCATTTTGATGGAGAACTCTCGCCTTGCCGGAATGTTCGACATCGAGGACATGGGCGACCTGAGGTATTTGAGGGAGCAGGTGGCAAAGCGCGTTGGCATAACCGTCGAGGAGCTTGAGAAGGCCGTTAGGCCCTACGAGTTAATCTACGCCATAGCTGACCACACGAAGGCCCTAACCTTCATGCTCGCCGACGGCGTAATCCCGTCCAACGTCAAGGCCGGCTATCTGGCGAGGCTTCTCATCAGGAAGAGCATAAGGCACCTCCGCGAGCTCGGCCTCGAGATACCGCTCGCTGAAATCGTCGCGATGCACATAAAGGAGCTCTCACCGACGTTCCCCGAGTTCAAGGAGATGGAGGACGTTATACTAGACATCATCAACGTCGAGGAGAAGCGTTACCACGAGACCCTCAGGCGCGGAAGCGACCTGGTGAAGCGCGAGATAGCCAAGCTCAAGAAGAAGGGCATCAACGAGCTCCCGCTCGAAAAGCTCATTCTCTTCTACGAGAGCCACGGTCTAACGCCGGAGATAGTGGCAGAAGTGGCGCAGAAGGAAGGTATAAAGGTCGAGATTCCGGACAACTTCTATACGCTCGTGGCGAAGCAGGCCGAGAAGACCGAGAAGAAGACCGCCGCTGAGTACGTGGTGGACTTCGAGCTCGTTAAGGACTTACCCGAGACGAGGACGCTCTACTACGAGGACCCCTTCATGAAGGAGTTCGATGCGGAAGTCGTTAAGGTCATAGACGACTGGGTCGTGCTCAACCAGACGGCCTTCTATCCGGAGGGTGGCGGTCAGCCCTACGACACCGGAACGCTCGAGGTTAACGGCGAGGAAGTCAAGGTCACCAACGTCCAGAAGGTCGGAAAGGTAATCCTCCACAGGGTCGAGAAGCCGGAGCTCTTCAAGCCGGGCGTTAAGGTTCATGGAAAGCTCGACTGGGACAGGAGAATCCAGCACATGCGCCACCACACGGGAACGCATGTCCTCATGGGCGCGCTCGTCAGGGTTCTTGGAAAGCACGTCTGGCAAGCTGGAAGTCAGCTCCACAAGGACTGGGCGAGGCTGGACATCTCCCACTACAAGCGCATAACCGAGGAGGAGCTCAGGGAGATAGAGCGCCTCGCCAACCGCGTCGTCATGGAGAACAGGAAGGTGACCTGGGAGTGGCTTCCGAGGACCGAAGCAGAAATGAAGTACGGCTTCCGCCTTTACCAGGGTGGCGTCGTTCCGGGAAGGGTCATCAGGGTGCTCAAGATAGAGGACTGGGACGTTCAGGCCTGCGGTGGAACGCACCTGCCGAACACGGGCTTAATAGGTCCGATTAAGATTCTCCGCACCGAGAGAATCCAGGACGGCGTTGAGAGGATAATCTTCGCCGCTGGAGAGGCCGCGATAGACTGGATGCAGGAGACCGAGAAGTTGCTCAAGAAGACCGCTGAAATCTTCCGCGTGCCGCCGGAGAAGGTACCGGAGACAGCCGAGAGGTTCTTCAACGAGTGGAAGGAGGCCAGGAAGGAGGTCGAGAAGCTCAGGAAGGAGCTTGCCAAGCTCCTCGTCTACGAGCTGGAGAACAAGGTTGAGAAGGTAGGTGAGGTAGAGTTCATCGGCGCGGTCGTTGAGGGCACGATGGACGACCTCCGCGAAGCGGCCAACAGGCTCAGGAAGGAGAAGCGCGTCGTTGTCCTCATAAGCAGGGAGGGCCACTTCGTTGTTGCAGTCGGCGATGGCCTCGACCTTAAAGCGGGAGAGCTGGCGAAAATAATAACCTCCGTCGCCGGCGGTGGCGGTGGTGGAAGGAAAGAACTCGCGCAGGGCAGGATAAAGAACCCGCTGAAGGCCGAGGAGGCGATAGAGGAGGTTAAGAAGAGGCTGTCGGGAAGTTAG